From one Bacteroides fragilis NCTC 9343 genomic stretch:
- the aroC gene encoding chorismate synthase has protein sequence MFNSFGNIFRLTSFGESHGKGIGGVIDGFPAGIVIDEEFVQQELSRRRPGQSVITTSRKEADKVEFLSGIFEGKSTGCPIGFIVWNENQHSNDYNNLEKVYRPSHADYTYTVKYGIRDHRGGGRSSARETISRVVGGALAKLALRQLGIHITAYTSQVGPIKLEGNYTDYDLDLIETNPVRCPDPEKAKEMQDLIYKIKGEGDTIGGVLTCVIKGCPIGLGQPVYGKLHAALGNAMLSINAAKAFEYGDGFKGLKQKGSEQNDVFYNNNGRIETRTNHSGGIQGGISNGQDIFFRVAFKPVATVLMEQETVNIDGIDTTLKARGRHDPCVLPRAVPIVEAMAAMTILDYYLLDRMTQL, from the coding sequence ATGTTCAATTCATTTGGCAATATTTTCAGACTAACCAGCTTTGGCGAATCCCATGGTAAAGGAATCGGAGGAGTGATCGATGGATTTCCAGCAGGTATCGTCATCGATGAGGAGTTTGTTCAGCAGGAACTAAGCCGTCGTCGTCCGGGACAATCGGTAATTACTACCTCCCGAAAAGAAGCTGATAAAGTAGAATTCCTTTCAGGCATTTTCGAAGGAAAGTCTACCGGATGCCCTATCGGGTTTATCGTATGGAACGAAAACCAACATTCTAATGACTACAATAACCTGGAGAAAGTATACCGTCCGTCACACGCCGACTACACATACACCGTAAAGTATGGAATCCGCGATCACCGTGGCGGTGGTCGTTCTTCGGCACGTGAAACCATTTCAAGGGTAGTAGGCGGTGCATTGGCCAAATTAGCATTACGCCAATTGGGTATTCACATCACGGCATATACTTCACAGGTAGGTCCTATAAAACTGGAAGGTAATTACACGGATTACGATCTGGACTTGATCGAAACCAACCCGGTGCGCTGTCCCGATCCGGAGAAAGCAAAAGAAATGCAAGACCTGATTTACAAAATCAAAGGAGAAGGAGATACCATTGGCGGTGTACTGACTTGTGTCATCAAAGGTTGTCCTATCGGACTTGGGCAACCCGTATACGGCAAGCTCCATGCTGCATTGGGCAATGCTATGCTAAGCATCAATGCCGCAAAGGCTTTTGAATATGGAGACGGATTCAAGGGGCTCAAACAAAAGGGATCGGAACAAAATGACGTATTCTACAACAATAATGGCCGGATTGAAACACGTACCAACCACTCCGGAGGTATACAGGGAGGCATCAGCAACGGACAGGACATCTTTTTCAGGGTAGCGTTTAAACCGGTGGCTACTGTTTTGATGGAGCAGGAAACTGTAAACATAGACGGTATTGATACAACACTAAAGGCCCGGGGACGCCATGACCCGTGTGTATTGCCACGTGCAGTGCCTATTGTGGAAGCTATGGCAGCAATGACCATACTCGACTATTATTTATTAGATAGAATGACACAACTTTAA
- a CDS encoding dipeptidase, which yields MNEIQKYIAENESTMMEDLFSLIRIPSISALPEHHDDMLACAQRWTQLLLKAGADEAIVMPSKGNPIVFGQKIVDPNAKTVLIYAHYDVMPAEPLDLWKSQPFEPEIRDGHIWARGADDDKGQAFIQVKAFEYLVKYNLLENNVKFIFEGEEEIGSPSLEAFCEEHKELLKADVILVSDTSMLGADLPSLTTGLRGLAYWEIEITGPNRDLHSGHFGGAVANPINVLCGMLSKVIDTDGRITIPGFYDAVEEVPQAEREMIAHIPFNEEKYKEAIGVKELFGEKGYSTLERNSCRPSFDICGIWGGYTGEGSKTVLPSKAYAKVSCRLVPHQDHHVISKLFADYIRQIAPATVEVKVTAMHGGQGYVCPISLPAYQAAEKGFEIAFGKKPLAVRRGGSIPIISTFEQVLGIKTVLMGFGLESDAIHSPNENFSLDIFRKGIEAVVEFHLIYGKK from the coding sequence GTGAACGAAATTCAGAAATACATTGCAGAGAATGAATCGACGATGATGGAAGACTTGTTCAGCCTCATCCGTATTCCCAGTATCAGTGCATTGCCGGAACACCATGATGATATGCTGGCATGCGCACAACGCTGGACACAATTGCTACTCAAGGCCGGAGCAGACGAAGCCATCGTTATGCCTTCGAAAGGTAATCCGATTGTATTTGGGCAAAAGATAGTGGATCCGAATGCTAAAACAGTGTTGATATACGCTCATTATGACGTGATGCCTGCCGAGCCCCTCGACCTGTGGAAGAGCCAACCGTTCGAACCGGAAATACGTGACGGACATATTTGGGCGCGCGGAGCCGACGATGATAAGGGACAAGCATTTATCCAGGTGAAAGCATTTGAATATCTCGTAAAATATAACCTGCTGGAGAATAACGTAAAGTTTATCTTTGAGGGAGAAGAAGAGATTGGTTCACCAAGCCTGGAAGCTTTCTGTGAAGAGCATAAAGAATTACTAAAAGCCGATGTTATCTTGGTATCAGATACCAGTATGTTGGGGGCCGACCTTCCTTCACTAACCACCGGACTGCGTGGTCTGGCTTACTGGGAAATCGAAATAACAGGTCCTAACCGTGACCTCCATTCGGGACACTTTGGTGGAGCGGTAGCCAATCCGATCAACGTACTTTGTGGTATGTTAAGTAAGGTAATTGATACCGACGGACGTATCACAATACCCGGATTCTATGATGCTGTAGAAGAAGTTCCACAAGCAGAACGAGAAATGATTGCCCACATCCCTTTTAATGAAGAAAAATATAAGGAAGCCATCGGAGTAAAAGAACTTTTCGGTGAGAAAGGATACAGCACTCTCGAAAGAAACAGTTGCAGGCCTTCATTCGACATTTGTGGTATTTGGGGAGGTTACACCGGGGAAGGTTCTAAAACTGTACTCCCTTCCAAAGCCTATGCCAAAGTATCATGCCGCCTGGTTCCCCATCAAGATCATCATGTGATCTCAAAACTTTTTGCTGACTACATCCGGCAGATCGCTCCTGCTACGGTAGAAGTAAAAGTGACTGCCATGCATGGAGGCCAGGGATATGTATGTCCCATATCACTGCCTGCTTATCAGGCAGCGGAAAAAGGATTTGAAATTGCTTTCGGGAAAAAGCCATTGGCAGTACGCCGAGGAGGAAGTATACCTATTATATCAACTTTCGAACAGGTGTTAGGTATAAAAACTGTATTAATGGGATTTGGCCTAGAATCGGATGCTATCCATTCTCCTAACGAAAACTTCTCTTTGGATATATTCAGAAAAGGAATTGAAGCTGTAGTAGAATTCCATCTGATATATGGAAAGAAATAA
- a CDS encoding linear amide C-N hydrolase, giving the protein MRRKIMMATLIVIAVNFIWSGQPVKACTRAVYIGPDNMVITGRTMDWKEDIQSNLYLFPRGIKRAGYNKGNTVEWISKYGSIVATGYDIGTCDGMNEKGLVASLLFLPESIYVRPNDTRPVMGISIWTQYVLDNFATVSEAVEELKKQTFRIDAPDMPNGSASTLHMAITDETGNSAVLEYIDGNLIIHEGKEYQVMTNSPRYDLQLAVNDYWKEVGGLNMLPGTNRSSDRFVRASFYIHAIPQTSDAKIAVPSVLSVMRNVSVPFGITTLDKPYISSTRWRSVSDQKNRVYYFESTLTPNLFWIDLHKVDFSPNASIKKLSLTHGEVYAGDVVKDFKDSRSFTFMFELPK; this is encoded by the coding sequence ATGAGAAGAAAAATAATGATGGCAACATTGATTGTCATAGCTGTAAATTTTATCTGGAGTGGACAACCGGTAAAAGCATGTACGCGTGCAGTATATATTGGTCCGGACAATATGGTAATCACCGGGCGTACAATGGATTGGAAAGAGGATATTCAGTCTAACCTGTATCTTTTCCCTCGCGGTATCAAACGGGCCGGATATAATAAAGGAAATACGGTAGAGTGGATTTCGAAGTACGGTAGCATTGTAGCAACCGGATATGATATCGGTACTTGTGACGGCATGAACGAAAAAGGACTGGTTGCCAGCTTATTATTCTTGCCGGAATCTATTTATGTCCGTCCTAATGATACTCGTCCTGTTATGGGTATCAGCATTTGGACGCAGTATGTGCTGGATAATTTTGCTACGGTAAGTGAGGCTGTAGAAGAGTTGAAGAAACAGACTTTCCGTATTGATGCTCCGGATATGCCTAATGGTTCGGCATCTACATTGCACATGGCTATCACTGATGAAACGGGTAATTCCGCTGTTTTGGAATATATCGATGGAAATCTGATTATTCATGAAGGTAAGGAGTATCAGGTGATGACTAATTCACCCCGTTATGATCTACAGTTGGCTGTGAATGATTATTGGAAGGAAGTAGGTGGTTTAAATATGCTGCCGGGCACTAATCGTTCAAGTGATCGTTTTGTACGCGCTTCTTTCTATATTCATGCTATTCCGCAGACCTCAGATGCAAAAATTGCCGTACCGAGTGTGTTGAGCGTCATGCGTAATGTTTCTGTTCCTTTTGGAATTACGACTCTGGATAAGCCTTACATTTCTTCCACTCGTTGGCGTTCGGTTTCCGATCAAAAAAATCGGGTATACTATTTTGAGTCTACTTTAACTCCTAACCTTTTCTGGATAGATTTACATAAAGTCGATTTTAGTCCGAATGCAAGTATTAAGAAATTGTCTTTGACTCACGGAGAGGTTTATGCAGGAGATGTAGTGAAAGATTTCAAAGACAGTAGATCGTTTACATTTATGTTTGAATTACCCAAATAA
- a CDS encoding DUF4396 domain-containing protein, with translation MNTMFFNAVSCFFVCAGLIIALILAINVIFHRQSMKIMNIVWVLTGLWGHYFALFAYYTFGVRKDNMVATVPMENMKMDMKISMEMDMSEVRPQWQSITLSALHCGAGCTLADIIGEWFTYWVPLQIGGSLIAGSWALDFVLALILGVFFQFIAIREMEAISFREAVSRAFKADFFSLLAWQVGMYSWMAVATFILFKDESLEKTSWTFWFMMQIAMLLGFMVSYPVNAWLIKSGIKKGM, from the coding sequence ATGAATACAATGTTTTTCAACGCGGTATCTTGTTTTTTTGTATGCGCCGGTCTTATCATAGCCCTTATTCTGGCAATTAATGTAATATTTCACAGGCAATCCATGAAAATAATGAATATAGTGTGGGTACTTACCGGATTGTGGGGCCATTATTTCGCTTTGTTTGCTTATTATACTTTTGGTGTCCGAAAAGATAATATGGTGGCAACAGTACCTATGGAGAATATGAAAATGGATATGAAGATATCGATGGAGATGGATATGTCTGAAGTACGTCCACAATGGCAGTCTATCACTTTGTCGGCACTTCATTGTGGAGCCGGTTGCACTTTGGCGGATATTATCGGAGAATGGTTTACATACTGGGTACCTTTGCAGATAGGAGGAAGTTTAATAGCAGGTAGCTGGGCACTCGATTTTGTATTGGCATTGATTCTCGGTGTTTTCTTTCAATTTATTGCAATTCGCGAAATGGAAGCTATCTCTTTTCGTGAAGCTGTTTCTCGTGCCTTTAAGGCCGATTTTTTTTCATTATTAGCTTGGCAGGTAGGGATGTATAGCTGGATGGCTGTTGCTACTTTTATACTTTTTAAAGATGAATCTCTGGAAAAAACATCCTGGACATTCTGGTTTATGATGCAGATTGCCATGCTTTTGGGATTCATGGTGTCCTATCCGGTGAATGCATGGTTGATTAAATCGGGTATCAAAAAAGGAATGTAA
- a CDS encoding DNA topoisomerase 3, which produces MIVCIAEKPSVARDIADILGARERKEGYIEGNGYQVTWTFGHLCTLKEPHEYTPGWKSWSLGSLPMIPPRFGIKLIENPTYEKQFHIIEGLMQKADEIINCGDAGQEGELIQRWVMQKAGARCPVKRLWISSLTEEAIKEGFAKLKDQKDFQPLYEAGMSRAIGDWLLGMNATRLYTVKYGQNRQVLSIGRVQTPTLALIVNRQLDIENFQPKQYWELKTMYRDTTFSALIRKSDEELAAEEEKSGGKAKKTENRGIDPIANREEGMALVERIKDLPFVVTSVAKKDGKEYAPRLFDLTSLQVECNKKFAYSADETLKLIQSLYEKKVTTYPRVDTTFLSDDIYPKCPNILKGLKDYEVLTTPLAGASLPKSKKVFDSSKVTDHHAIIPTGVHPQNLTDMERRVFDLIARRFIAVFYPDCKVSTTTVMGEVDSIEFKVTGKQILEPGWRVVFAKDVKDPNEEKEGEDENVLPAFVKGESGPHIPDLNEKWTQPPKPYTEATLLRAMETAGKLVDNDELRDALKENGIGRPSTRAAIIETLFKRNYIRKEKKNLIATPTGVELIQLIHEELLKSAELTGIWEKKLREIEKKTYDARQFLEELKQMVSEIVNSVLSDNTNRRITIQEATVVEEEKKKKEPKRRERKSATPKEKKGKSEPATVDVSSTGQSVRADALKETDSLVGKLCPVCGKGMIIKGKTAYGCSEWKNGCTYRKAFE; this is translated from the coding sequence ATGATAGTTTGCATAGCCGAAAAGCCCTCTGTGGCACGTGATATTGCTGATATTTTAGGAGCCCGCGAAAGGAAAGAAGGGTATATTGAAGGAAACGGATACCAGGTTACCTGGACATTCGGTCATCTTTGTACCCTGAAAGAACCTCACGAATATACTCCCGGCTGGAAGTCATGGAGCCTGGGCAGCCTGCCTATGATTCCTCCACGTTTTGGCATCAAACTGATAGAGAATCCTACTTACGAGAAACAATTCCATATTATTGAGGGATTGATGCAAAAGGCTGATGAGATAATAAACTGCGGTGATGCCGGTCAAGAGGGGGAACTGATTCAGCGGTGGGTGATGCAGAAAGCCGGAGCGCGGTGTCCGGTAAAACGTTTGTGGATCTCTTCACTGACAGAAGAAGCTATTAAAGAAGGATTTGCGAAACTAAAAGATCAGAAAGATTTTCAACCACTTTATGAGGCGGGGATGTCCCGGGCTATTGGTGACTGGTTGCTGGGGATGAATGCCACGAGGCTCTATACTGTAAAATATGGGCAGAATCGGCAAGTGCTTTCGATCGGACGAGTACAGACCCCTACACTCGCACTGATCGTCAACAGGCAACTGGATATTGAAAATTTTCAGCCTAAACAATATTGGGAACTGAAAACCATGTATCGTGATACAACTTTCTCGGCCCTTATTCGTAAAAGTGATGAAGAGCTGGCGGCTGAAGAAGAAAAGTCCGGTGGTAAGGCTAAGAAAACAGAGAACCGGGGCATTGATCCGATAGCTAATCGTGAAGAGGGGATGGCATTGGTGGAACGCATTAAAGATCTGCCTTTTGTCGTGACTTCTGTGGCTAAAAAAGACGGAAAGGAGTATGCTCCCCGTCTGTTCGACTTGACTTCTCTTCAAGTGGAATGCAATAAGAAATTTGCCTATTCTGCCGATGAAACTCTGAAACTTATCCAATCTCTTTATGAAAAGAAAGTGACCACCTATCCACGTGTAGATACTACTTTCCTGAGTGACGATATTTATCCTAAGTGTCCGAATATCCTGAAAGGACTGAAAGATTATGAAGTACTTACTACGCCGTTGGCAGGAGCTTCATTGCCTAAGTCGAAAAAGGTTTTTGATAGTTCGAAAGTAACCGATCACCATGCCATTATTCCTACAGGAGTTCATCCGCAAAACCTGACGGATATGGAGCGTAGGGTATTTGATTTGATAGCTCGCCGGTTTATAGCGGTTTTTTATCCTGATTGCAAAGTTTCTACTACAACAGTGATGGGAGAGGTTGATAGTATCGAGTTCAAGGTAACCGGTAAGCAGATTCTGGAACCGGGATGGCGGGTAGTATTTGCCAAAGACGTAAAAGATCCGAATGAAGAAAAAGAAGGTGAAGATGAAAACGTGCTTCCTGCTTTCGTGAAAGGGGAAAGTGGTCCGCATATACCGGATTTGAATGAAAAATGGACTCAGCCGCCTAAACCCTATACGGAAGCTACCCTGCTTCGTGCGATGGAAACAGCCGGTAAGCTGGTGGATAATGATGAACTTCGGGATGCATTGAAAGAAAATGGTATCGGCCGTCCTTCTACTCGTGCAGCTATTATCGAAACTCTCTTTAAACGTAACTATATCCGTAAGGAAAAGAAGAATCTGATAGCTACCCCTACCGGAGTGGAATTGATTCAGTTGATTCATGAAGAGTTGCTGAAGTCGGCTGAACTGACGGGTATCTGGGAAAAGAAATTGCGTGAGATAGAAAAGAAAACTTACGATGCTCGTCAATTCCTGGAAGAATTGAAGCAAATGGTGTCTGAGATAGTAAATAGTGTGCTATCTGATAATACGAACCGTCGTATCACCATTCAGGAGGCTACAGTGGTAGAAGAAGAAAAGAAAAAGAAAGAACCGAAAAGACGGGAACGGAAATCTGCTACTCCGAAGGAAAAGAAAGGTAAATCGGAGCCTGCAACAGTCGATGTGTCTTCTACCGGTCAATCTGTTCGGGCGGATGCCTTAAAAGAAACAGATTCTTTGGTAGGGAAACTTTGTCCGGTTTGCGGAAAGGGAATGATAATCAAGGGTAAAACTGCTTATGGCTGTTCCGAATGGAAAAATGGATGCACTTATCGGAAAGCGTTTGAATAG